Proteins encoded in a region of the Euzebya tangerina genome:
- a CDS encoding DNA-3-methyladenine glycosylase I: MTVATQDGLITGQDGRVRCWWPGDDEQYVAYHDTEWGRPVHDDVRLYEKLCLEGFQSGLSWITILRKRDNFRAAFAGFDPMVVSEFGASDVDRLLQDAGIIRHRGKIEAAITNASVVLEIQDQHGSLDAFVWRFAPETGTRPRSLAEVPATTPESTALAKALKAEGARFVGPTTAYAFMQSMGMVDDHIVGCEFGRAD; this comes from the coding sequence CTGACCGTGGCGACGCAGGACGGCCTGATCACAGGCCAGGACGGACGTGTCCGCTGTTGGTGGCCAGGCGATGACGAGCAGTACGTCGCCTACCACGACACCGAGTGGGGCCGGCCCGTCCACGACGACGTCCGCCTGTACGAGAAGCTGTGTCTGGAGGGCTTCCAGTCCGGCCTGTCGTGGATCACCATCCTGCGGAAGCGGGACAACTTCCGGGCCGCGTTCGCCGGGTTCGACCCAATGGTTGTGAGCGAGTTCGGGGCGTCCGATGTCGACCGGCTGCTCCAGGACGCCGGGATCATCCGTCATCGGGGAAAGATCGAGGCGGCGATCACCAACGCAAGTGTTGTGCTGGAGATCCAGGACCAGCACGGGTCGCTGGACGCGTTCGTCTGGCGGTTCGCACCGGAGACGGGGACGCGTCCGCGTTCGCTTGCGGAGGTGCCGGCGACGACGCCCGAGTCCACCGCGCTCGCCAAGGCCCTGAAGGCAGAGGGGGCACGCTTCGTCGGCCCCACGACGGCCTACGCCTTCATGCAGTCGATGGGCATGGTGGATGACCACATCGTGGGGTGTGAGTTCGGCCGCGCTGACTGA
- a CDS encoding LON peptidase substrate-binding domain-containing protein, with translation MDLPLFPLHLVLYPGRPLPLHLFEMRYRDMLRDCLAGDGLFGVVAIRSGREVGTDWTTGKSHPPADPSPPTQPSSSIYAVGTITKIRTVSERDDGRFDIITVGSGRFRVRETLNDRSYLHADVDELDESEEPQDVIAAEELRTVLLPYLKGLGVPEEFCERLPTSPAELSYLACSALQVEVPIQQGLLELPTHAERMLATAKIIRREAGIIRHLGAVGSFRPPGPGGAQLN, from the coding sequence GTGGACCTCCCGCTGTTCCCCCTGCACCTGGTGCTGTACCCGGGCCGGCCACTTCCCCTGCACCTGTTCGAGATGCGCTATCGGGACATGTTGCGTGACTGTCTGGCCGGTGACGGATTGTTCGGCGTCGTGGCCATCCGCTCGGGCCGGGAGGTCGGGACGGACTGGACGACGGGCAAGAGCCACCCGCCCGCGGATCCCTCTCCGCCCACGCAGCCCTCCTCGTCCATCTACGCCGTGGGGACCATAACCAAGATCAGGACAGTCTCCGAACGTGACGACGGCCGCTTCGACATCATCACTGTCGGCAGCGGCCGTTTCCGTGTGCGAGAGACCCTGAACGACCGCAGCTACCTGCACGCCGACGTCGACGAGCTCGATGAGTCGGAGGAGCCCCAGGACGTCATCGCGGCAGAGGAGCTGCGAACCGTGCTGCTCCCCTACCTCAAGGGGCTCGGCGTGCCGGAGGAGTTCTGCGAGCGCCTGCCGACCTCCCCAGCCGAGTTGTCCTACCTGGCGTGCAGCGCCCTCCAGGTGGAGGTCCCCATACAGCAGGGCCTGCTCGAGTTGCCAACCCACGCCGAGCGGATGCTCGCGACCGCCAAGATCATCCGCCGCGAGGCTGGGATCATCCGGCACCTCGGCGCGGTGGGCTCGTTCCGGCCGCCGGGTCCTGGCGGCGCCCAGCTGAACTGA
- a CDS encoding sensor histidine kinase: MADTSADGRVEVPQHAAVLASGGPGAASSLEGGPWNWPPVPVAEAAHLVAEGAAEVVILVADDAEVAEDAVERLASSGGAPGLPILVVAQTTSTERAGLLRSGASDVIPTPTVVEEVVLRADRAVAAFRAGTDRDAALAAASLAGQQLENFAYTASHDLKEPLRAVSGFATLLEQRYGEVLEGDGRTYLRFILDGTDRLASMIGGLLELSRITRHEIVLDDVDVAETLEAAITQLGTESLLDGATIDVDLPSVTTIRTDGKLLQVCLIQLLSNALTFVAEDQSPVVSITATADDRWVSVTVADRGLGIRTGDLDRVFDLFTRLHARERYPGHGIGLGIVALAVRRLGGDVTITSQVGEGTTVTLRLPA; encoded by the coding sequence ATGGCGGACACTTCGGCGGACGGGCGGGTCGAGGTCCCTCAGCACGCGGCTGTCCTCGCATCCGGCGGCCCGGGGGCCGCGTCCAGCTTGGAGGGTGGGCCCTGGAACTGGCCACCGGTGCCGGTTGCAGAGGCTGCCCACTTGGTGGCCGAGGGAGCGGCCGAGGTCGTCATTCTCGTGGCGGACGATGCCGAGGTGGCAGAAGACGCCGTGGAGCGTCTCGCGTCCTCCGGCGGTGCGCCTGGTCTGCCGATCCTGGTGGTGGCGCAGACGACCTCCACCGAGCGGGCGGGATTGCTGCGGTCAGGTGCAAGCGACGTCATCCCCACGCCGACCGTGGTGGAGGAGGTGGTCCTCCGGGCGGATCGTGCGGTCGCGGCGTTCCGAGCTGGGACGGATCGCGATGCCGCGCTGGCCGCCGCCTCCCTCGCCGGCCAACAACTGGAGAACTTCGCGTACACGGCCTCCCACGACCTGAAGGAGCCGCTCCGCGCGGTCAGCGGGTTCGCCACGCTGCTGGAGCAGCGCTACGGCGAGGTGCTGGAGGGCGATGGGCGGACCTACCTCCGGTTCATCCTCGACGGCACCGACCGGTTGGCCTCCATGATCGGCGGGCTGCTCGAGCTCTCCAGGATCACTCGCCACGAGATCGTCCTGGATGACGTCGACGTGGCCGAGACGCTGGAGGCGGCGATCACCCAGCTCGGGACCGAGAGCCTGCTCGACGGGGCCACCATCGATGTCGACCTCCCATCGGTGACCACGATCCGGACCGACGGGAAGCTCCTGCAGGTCTGCCTGATCCAGCTGCTCTCGAACGCCCTGACGTTCGTGGCGGAGGACCAGTCACCCGTGGTTTCGATCACCGCGACAGCCGACGATCGTTGGGTGTCGGTGACCGTCGCCGACCGAGGGCTCGGGATCCGAACAGGCGACCTGGACCGCGTCTTCGATCTCTTCACCCGTCTGCACGCCCGCGAGCGCTACCCCGGCCACGGGATCGGGCTGGGCATCGTGGCGCTGGCCGTCCGGCGGCTCGGAGGCGATGTGACCATCACCTCTCAGGTCGGCGAGGGAACGACGGTCACGCTCCGACTGCCGGCGTAG